The following coding sequences lie in one Syngnathoides biaculeatus isolate LvHL_M chromosome 16, ASM1980259v1, whole genome shotgun sequence genomic window:
- the srebf1 gene encoding sterol regulatory element-binding protein 1 — translation MNSLSFDDPSLDHLDPTLSLNDPSDIDTALLSDIDDMLKLLIHQEGDLGGLFDNPPYEGSATNQELLCPPSSATPLNATATPPSASSSSSSILSSSPHLDALLGPPISRSSSSPDKAFQPPTFQQCPLAQVPLSPPPPQPKAEPSRTVVAQTAPGLAASPGGSPLPIPAYSGTPPNAAQPPKQPQTQVEAQTPSRGQNGYAASNVSQPAATVSPKVRPAAVQTPSQGATAASPPPAAAGSPPVQTLASQVQQVPLILQPHFIKAESVLLTTLKHDPCMVTTVASPTSLVTTTPVQSASLQAFVGGGTFLTTVPVVVDAEKLPINRIINNGKAGGPPAKGEKRTAHNAIEKRYRSSINDKIIELKDLVAGTEAKLNKSAVLRKAIDVIRFLQQSNRKLKQENLALKMAAQKNKCLKDLVVAMEVDGPADVKTELPTPPASDVGSPSSFSHCASDSEPDSPMGDDTKPHVGTPDPSATGGMLDRSRMALCAFTFLFVSLNPLANLLYSPAGGTAAGDVPGAAHHARRSVLGFDIAADSWGWMDWMLPTILVWLLNGILVSGVLIRLLVYGEPVTRPHSGSSVLFWRHRKQADLDLARGDFAQASQNLWTCLKALGRPLPTSQLDLACASLWSLLRFWLQRLWVGRWLAARAGGLRSDRPLQEDARKSSRDAALVYLRLHQLHMTGKLNGNHLAATHMALSAVNLAECAGSCLPVASLAEVYVSAALRVKASLPRILHFTSRVFLSSARQACLSSSGHVPPAMQWLCHPLGHRFFVDGDWAIRSVPKESIYSQAGNTVDPLAQVTQAFREHLLEKALYCVAQPKGEKSPSQGDGEYADALEYLQLLISASDAAGATSHSFAIGSNMATVTGCDPHSKWWSSVAVVIINWLQGDDAAAERLYPTVERLPRTLQSAESLLPQACFNTFRAVRALLSKPENCQLSLSRSDKAGALLRDGLNLGPHSHSSALDKVVQLLLCDLLLVMRTNVWHLQQQWQAAAGVQQASPPELQGFQQDLSSLRKLAQSFRPAMRRLFLHEATARLMAGASPTRTHQLLDRSLRRRATPGAKTEECETRPGRREQAEAVMLACRYLPPSFLSAPGQRAGMLADAARTLEKLGDKRTLHDCQQMIIKLGGGTTVTNS, via the exons ATGAACAGTTTGTCGTTTGACGACCCTTCGTTGGATCATCTGGATCCGACATTGTCGCTGAACGACCCCAGCGATATTGACACGGCCCTCTTAAGCGACATTGACG ACATGCTGAAGCTCCTCATCCACCAGGAAGGGGACCTGGGAGGCCTCTTTGACAACCCCCCATACGAAGGATCCGCCACCAATCAGGAACTTTTGTGCCCGCCGTCGTCCGCGACGCCCCTGAATGCCACCGCTACACCTCCATccgcttcttcctcctcctcgtccatcctcagcagcagcCCCCACCTGGATGCGCTCCTGGGCCCCCCCATTTCCCGCAGCTCATCCAGCCCGGACAAGGCCTTTCAGCCTCCCACCTTTCAGCAGTGCCCCCTGGCCCAGGTGCCCCTCTCTCCCCCGCCGCCACAGCCCAAAGCGGAACCTTCCCGGACCGTCGTGGCTCAGACCGCTCCGGGCCTCGCGGCGTCACCCGGTGGCTCGCCGCTACCGATCCCCGCATATAGCGGCACCCCCCCAAATGCGGCCCAGCCTCCAAAGCAGCCGCAGACGCAAGTTGAGGCCCAGACTCCGAGCAGAGGCCAGAACGGCTACGCAG CCAGCAACGTGAGCCAGCCGGCCGCCACGGTGTCGCCGAAGGTTCGGCCGGCGGCCGTTCAGACTCCGTCGCAAGGGGCGACCGCCGCCTCGCCCCCGCCGGCCGCGGCAGGAAGTCCCCCCGTTCAGACGCTCGCGTCTCAAGTGCAACAAGTTCCC CTGATACTGCAGCCGCACTTCATCAAAGCGGAGTCTGTGCTGTTGACCACGCTGAAACACGACCCCTGCATGGTGACCACCGTGGCCTCACCCACATCTCTGGTCACCACCACGCCGGTGCAGAGCGCGTCGCTGCAG GCTTTTGTGGGCGGGGGCACCTTCCTGACGACCGTGCCCGTCGTGGTGGATGCCGAGAAGCTGCCGATCAACCGCATCATCAACAACGGCAAGGCGGGCGGCCCCCCGGCCAAGGGCGAGAAGCGCACGGCTCACAACGCCATCGAGAAGCGATACCGTTCGTCCATCAACGACAAAATCATTGAGCTCAAAGACTTGGTGGCGGGCACCGAGGCCAAG CTGAATAAGTCAGCCGTGTTGAGGAAAGCCATCGACGTGATCCGTTTCCTGCAGCAGTCCAATCGGAAGCTGAAGCAGGAGAACCTGGCGCTGAAAATGGCAGCCCAGAAGAACA AGTGTCTGAAGGACCTGGTGGTCGCCATGGAGGTGGACGGCCCGGCCGACGTGAAGACCGAGCTGCCCACCCCGCCCGCGTCGGACGTGGGCTCGCCCTCTTCGTTCTCGCATTGTGCCAGTGATTCGGAACCCGACAGCCCGATGGGAGACGACACCAAG CCACACGTGGGCACGCCGGACCCGTCGGCCACAGGCGGCATGCTGGACCGCTCCCGCATGGCGCTGTGCGCTTTCACCTTCCTCTTCGTCTCCCTCAACCCTTTGGCCAACCTGCTGTACTCACCCGCCGGCGGCACGGCGGCCGGCGACGTGCCCGGCGCCGCCCACCACGCCAGAAGGAGCGTTCTAGGCTTTGACATCGCAG CCGACTCGTGGGGCTGGATGGACTGGATGCTCCCGACGATCCTGGTGTGGCTCCTGAACGGCATCTTGGTGTCGGGAGTTCTGATCCGACTTCTGGTGTACGGAGAGCCCGTGACCAGACCTCATTCCGGATCTTCTGTCTTGTTTTGGAGGCACCGCAAGCAGGCAGACCTGGACCTGGCGAGG GGGGATTTTGCCCAGGCCAGTCAGAACCTTTGGACTTGTCTGAAAGCTCTGGGTCGCCCCTTACCCACCTCCCAGCTGGACTTGGCCTGCGCCTCGCTGTGGTCGCTCCTCAGGTTCTGGCTTCAGCGCCTGTGGGTGGGCCGCTGGCTGGCCGCAAGGGCGGGAGGGCTGCGATCGGACCGCCCCCTGCAGGAAGACGCTCGCAAGAGCAGCCGAGACGCCGCTCTGGTGTACCTCCGCCTGCACCAGCTGCACATGACAG GTAAACTGAACGGCAACCACCTGGCGGCCACGCACATGGCCCTCAGCGCGGTCAACCTGGCGGAGTGCGCCGGCTCGTGCCTGCCCGTGGCTTCGCTGGCCGAGGTCTACGTGTCCGCGGCGCTCCGCGTCAAAGCCAGCCTGCCGAGGATCCTGCACTTCACCTCT cgtgttttcctgagCAGCGCGCGTCAAGCGTGCCTGTCGTCCAGCGGTCACGTGCCCCCCGCCATGCAGTGGCTCTGCCACCCCCTTGGGCACCGCTTCTTCGTGGACGGAGACTGGGCCATCCGCAGCGTCCCCAAAGAGAGCATCTACAGCCAGGCCGGCAACACCG TGGACCCTTTGGCCCAGGTGACTCAAGCCTTCCGAGAACACCTCCTGGAAAAGGCTCTTTACTGCGTGGCCCAGCCCAAAGGGGAGAAAAGCCCCAGTCAGGGTGACGG GGAGTACGCCGACGCCCTGGAGTATCTGCAGCTGCTGATTAGCGCCTCCGACGCGGCCGGTGCCACGTCCCACTCCTTTGCCATCGGATCCAACATGGCCACCGTGACGG GCTGCGACCCCCACTCCAAGTGGTGGTCCTCCGTCGCCGTGGTGATCATCAACTGGCTGCAAGGCGACGACGCGGCGGCGGAGAGGCTGTATCCGACCGTGGAGCGTCTGCCGCGGACCCTGCAGAGCGCCGA GAGTCTGCTGCCCCAGGCTTGCTTCAACACCTTCCGAGCCGTGCGGGCTCTGCTGTCCAAGCCGGAAAACTGTCAGTTGAGCCTGAGCCGCAGCGACAAGGCCGGCGCCCTCCTCCGGGACGGCCTCAACTTGGGCCCGCACTCCCACAGCTCCGCGTTAGACAAG gtcgtccagttgctgctgtgtgaccTGCTACTCGTGATGAGGACCAACGTGTGGCATCTTCAGCAGCAGTggcaggcggcggcgggggtccAGCAGGCCTCGCCGCCCGAGCTCCAAGGATTTCAGCAGGACCTCAGCTCCTTACGCAAGCTGGCGCAGAGCTTCCGGCCGGCCATGCGGCGA TTGTTCCTTCACGAAGCCACCGCCCGCCTGATGGCGGGCGCCAGTCCCACCCGCACGCATCAGCTGCTGGACCGCTCGCTGCGGCGCAGGGCCACGCCTGGAGCAAAGACAG AAGAGTGCGAGACGCGGCCGGGCCGGCGCGAGCAAGCGGAGGCGGTGATGCTGGCGTGCCGCTACCTGCCCCCGTCTTTCCTGTCGGCGCCGGGCCAGCGGGCGGGCATGCTGGCCGACGCGGCCCGCACGCTGGAGAAACTGGGCGACAAGCGCACGCTTCACGACTGCCAGCAGATGATCATCAAGCTGGGCGGCGGGACCACCGTCACCAACAGCTAG